From one Planktothrix sp. FACHB-1365 genomic stretch:
- a CDS encoding type II toxin-antitoxin system VapC family toxin, translated as MKQILIDTDILIDVFRGIEPAINRLQDESKTALLSISVVTEMELMVGCRNKSEQQQLTVFLSSYGILKINESISDQAIELLRQYRLSHGLLIPDALIAATAISFDIPLLTKNQSDYRFITEVNLLPYP; from the coding sequence ATGAAGCAAATTTTAATCGATACAGATATCTTAATTGATGTATTTCGGGGAATCGAACCCGCTATTAATCGACTTCAAGATGAATCCAAAACAGCCTTGTTGTCAATTAGTGTGGTAACGGAGATGGAATTAATGGTTGGTTGCCGTAATAAATCTGAACAGCAACAATTAACTGTTTTTTTAAGCAGCTATGGCATTCTTAAAATTAATGAATCTATTTCAGATCAAGCTATTGAACTATTGAGACAATACCGCCTCAGTCATGGTTTATTGATTCCTGATGCGTTAATAGCTGCAACAGCCATTAGTTTTGATATCCCTCTCCTCACTAAAAATCAGAGTGATTATCGTTTTATTACAGAAGTAAATTTGTTACCTTATCCTTAA
- a CDS encoding type II toxin-antitoxin system HigB family toxin, translating into MFHLISIRNLRTDTAKYPDVKKQIDDWYAVVKKANWKNLEDVRKIYRDAEAVSNFTVFNIKGNNYRLIVGIDYEEQIVYYKYFLTHAEYDKGKWKNDPYY; encoded by the coding sequence ATGTTCCATTTAATTTCAATACGGAATCTTCGTACTGATACTGCAAAATATCCTGATGTCAAAAAGCAGATTGATGATTGGTATGCAGTTGTCAAAAAAGCCAATTGGAAGAACCTAGAAGATGTTCGTAAAATTTACCGAGATGCTGAAGCAGTGAGTAATTTTACTGTATTTAACATCAAAGGTAACAATTATCGATTAATTGTAGGTATCGACTACGAAGAACAGATCGTTTACTACAAATATTTTCTGACTCATGCCGAATATGACAAAGGCAAGTGGAAAAATGACCCTTACTATTGA
- a CDS encoding type II toxin-antitoxin system HigA family antitoxin: MTLTIDKTVYSNLLAEVTPQVIETEEEYDRILAIVERLTFAKTRTPEERTLLKLLVQLVETYESEQYPIDESAPYEILQHLMEMSGTCEKDLVGAIGSSDVVSEVVNGKRSISKMQAKALADYFQVSINLFI; this comes from the coding sequence ATGACCCTTACTATTGATAAAACTGTTTATAGCAATCTGTTAGCTGAAGTCACTCCTCAAGTGATTGAAACGGAGGAGGAGTATGATCGGATTTTAGCTATTGTTGAACGATTAACCTTTGCTAAAACTCGCACCCCTGAAGAACGAACGTTATTAAAATTGCTGGTTCAGTTAGTTGAAACCTACGAATCAGAACAGTATCCCATCGATGAATCTGCACCCTACGAGATTTTACAACATTTGATGGAAATGAGTGGAACTTGTGAAAAGGATTTAGTTGGTGCTATTGGCTCAAGTGATGTTGTCTCTGAAGTTGTTAATGGTAAACGTTCTATTAGTAAAATGCAAGCAAAAGCACTGGCTGATTATTTTCAAGTTTCGATCAACTTATTTATTTAA
- a CDS encoding HNH endonuclease, whose translation MSKAYVSAALKRLVCDRANFACEYCLMPEISVFVPHEIDHIIAEKHGGQTNENNLALACTICNK comes from the coding sequence ATGAGTAAGGCTTATGTTTCTGCTGCTCTCAAACGCTTGGTTTGCGATCGCGCTAATTTTGCTTGTGAGTATTGTTTGATGCCAGAAATTTCTGTTTTTGTACCCCATGAAATCGATCATATTATTGCAGAAAAGCACGGTGGACAAACGAACGAAAATAATTTAGCATTGGCTTGTACAATCTGCAACAAATAG
- a CDS encoding type II toxin-antitoxin system VapC family toxin: protein MKTLFVDTFYWVALINVADSWHQTVRNYSRNLNNIKLVTTEEVLIETINFFASFPSPMKKAVFRLITQVIADQNITIISQSHESFTGGLELFSQRFDKGYSLTDCISMVTMNQLNITEVLTHDKHFQQEGFIILFKQS from the coding sequence ATGAAAACTCTTTTTGTCGATACGTTTTATTGGGTTGCTTTAATTAATGTGGCTGACTCATGGCATCAGACTGTCAGAAATTATAGCCGCAATCTCAATAATATTAAATTGGTGACAACAGAAGAAGTATTAATAGAAACGATTAATTTTTTTGCCTCTTTTCCATCCCCTATGAAAAAAGCAGTTTTTCGGTTAATTACCCAAGTTATCGCTGATCAGAATATAACTATTATTTCTCAAAGCCATGAATCTTTTACCGGAGGTTTAGAATTATTTAGTCAACGATTTGATAAAGGATACAGTTTAACAGATTGTATTTCTATGGTAACGATGAATCAACTTAATATTACTGAAGTTTTAACCCATGATAAGCACTTTCAACAAGAAGGTTTTATCATTTTATTTAAGCAGAGTTGA